One Cryptomeria japonica chromosome 9, Sugi_1.0, whole genome shotgun sequence genomic window carries:
- the LOC131050000 gene encoding uncharacterized protein LOC131050000 isoform X1, giving the protein MEVHMLLKSLAFICRGLFMVIYLSAFTLFVAVDAVKAFNKREHWVPGKALVLSALTISVLNFVDTTTNNSASDAMEKLSFLLHKQLLIDGGRLSICVFIGYILPGMVGSRSGYDLRLIAAFAICLFGQILSELHNLYDDKKTFKNYIRKRVHETYFHSFILSSSVFSVSIIFLICASCTTVFAGYTIRRILSKRIPVILGGDEMMVGGSGDPEIQSSKDSKKSWNDFEEEIFKSWFVARVSQPNYVISRSVVNSASALVVSLCVILALVKTKWLHGNYHQTLRYLLNGNQLLLFELCAMFGFFLVGWAVICCRWITALIYFPKLGRETFSLRRYFCVEEFWTSSIVEVIHIYDMKASPLYQRPNDFDSLLTMVVARMRLHKLLHLLCALQICVVLLSKSSQFIVELVFSKVFVRWAHNDKEGRISLVSGRRYEDFADMLERLCMPGEDPASLWNANRSCITRVQLLMKDGHDKAVSLLHFLIQLDCQKSDRLVSFVNICRQAWDLLNLVDYTHIEADKLIGFDLLYNLNTESHQVSMAADKEFCRLQALYEDLPISTQIKTPTECLNYLSKEAVHVLKTHMLLIDDCQNCGLTQRNEAVNSDLHDSMNLLDIAPKYSLYKLCRVVEMEANTVDDLTAWTERSLRNVIAACLSKLPHILIKYSRRLAQEFDEENLWKVIYLAGKARGVMEKAGLQLILRVKQIEEETELTVETTQLESTSE; this is encoded by the exons ATGGAAGTACATATGTTGCTCAAGTCGTTAGCATTTATTTGTAGAGGTCTTTTCATGGTGATCTATCTTTCTGCCTTCACTCTATTTGTGGCGGTGGATGCAGTGAAGGCATTCAATAAACGAGAGCATTGGGTGCCCGGCAAGGCTCTGGTTCTGAGTGCCCTCACCATCAGTGTTCTTAACTTCGTGGATACAACCACTAATAATTCTGCATCCGATGCAATGGAAAAGCTAAGTTTTCTACTTCACAAACAGCTGCTAATTGACGGTGGGAGACTGAGCATCTGTGTATTCATAGGATACATACTACCTGGAATGGTAGGGTCTCGCTCGGGATACGATTTGAGGCTCATTGCGGCTTTTGCAATATGCCTTTTTGGCCAAATTCTCAGTGAACTCCACAATCTTTATGATGACAAAAAAACCTTCAAAAATTACATTAGGAAGAGGGTGCACGAAACATATTTCCATTCGTTCATTCTGTCCAGTAGCGTGTTCTCTGTCTCAATTATATTTCTTATTTGCGCATCATGCACCACAGTTTTTGCCGGTTACACCATTCGTAGAATTCTGAGCAAGAGGATCCCTGTAATTTTGGGTGGAGATGAAATGATGGTTGGCGGAAGTGGGGACCCAGAAATTCAGAGCAGTAAAGATTCGAAGAAATCTTGGAATGATTTTGAAGAGGAGATATTCAAGTCATGGTTTGTGGCCCGTGTTTCTCAGCCTAATTATGTCATTTCGAGGTCGGTTGTGAATTCAGCGTCTGCACTGGTGGTTTCTCTCTGCGTCATATTAGCCCTAGTTAAAACCAAATGGCTGCATGGAAATTATCATCAAACTTTACGCTATCTTTTGAATGGCAATCAATTACTATTGTTTGAACTGTGTGCAATGTTTGGCTTCTTCCTCGTTGGGTGGGCTGTCATCTGCTGTAGATGGATCACAGCTCTAATCTATTTTCCCAAGCTTGGAAGAGAGACATTCAGCCTCAGGAGATACTTTTGTGTGGAGGAATTTTGGACCAGCAGCATCGTtgaggtgattcacatctatgacATGAAAGCATCTCCTCTTTACCAGCGGCCGAATGATTTTGACAGCTTGCTCACCATGGTAGTTGCCAGAATGCGCTTACACAAGCTACTTCATCTGCTTTGTGCTCTTCAGATATGTGTGGTTTTGCTGAGCAAGTCTTCTCAGTTTATTGTTGAGCTGGTATTTTCTAAAGTTTTTGTGAGGTGGGCACATAATGATAAAGAGGGCCGTATATCCCTAGTTTCAGGTCGACGTTATGAGGACTTTGCAGATATGTTGGAGCGACTGTGTATGCCAGGCGAAGATCCAGCTTCTCTGTGGAATGCCAACAGAAGCTGCATTACTCGAGTACAACTTCTAATGAAGGATGGCCATGATAAAG CAGTATCTTTACTCCATTTTCTCATCCAACTGGATTGTCAAAAGTCTGATCGCCTGGTCAGTTTCGTAAATATTTGCCGTCAAGCGTGGGATCTACTGAATTTAGTGGATTATACCCACATAGAAGCTGATAAATTGATTGGGTTCGATCTTCTTTACAATCTCAATACAGAATCCCATCAAGTAAGCATGGCTGCTGATAAAGAGTTCTGCAGACTACAAGCACTTTATGAAGATCTTCCAATTTCAACTCAAATTAAAACTCCTACTGAATGTTTAAACTATCTGTCCAAAGAAGCTGTGCATGTACTCAAAACCCACATGCTATTAATAGATGATTGCCAAAACTGTGGTTTAACCCAGAGAAATGAAGCTGTAAATTCTGATTTACATGATTCCATGAATTTGCTGGATATAGCACCAAAATATAGCCTTTATAAACTATGTAGAGTAGTGGAAATGGAGGCTAATACAGTGGATGATCTGACTGCTTGGACAGAAAGGTCGTTGAGAAATGTTATTGCTGCATGCCTCTCAAAATTACCACACATTTTGATCAAGTATTCTCGGCGTTTGGCACAAGAATTCGATGAAGAAAATTTGTGGAAAGTAATTTATCTAGCTGGAAAGGCCAGGGGAGTCATGGAAAAAGCTGGACTGCAGCTAATTTTGAGAGTGAAGCAAATTGAAGAGGAAACTGAATTGACAGTGGAGACAACTCAACTTGAATCAACCTCTGAATAG
- the LOC131050000 gene encoding uncharacterized protein LOC131050000 isoform X2, which produces MEVHMLLKSLAFICRGLFMVIYLSAFTLFVAVDAVKAFNKREHWVPGKALVLSALTISVLNFVDTTTNNSASDAMEKLSFLLHKQLLIDGGRLSICVFIGYILPGMVGSRSGYDLRLIAAFAICLFGQILSELHNLYDDKKTFKNYIRKRVHETYFHSFILSSSVFSVSIIFLICASCTTVFAGYTIRRILSKRIPVILGGDEMMVGGSGDPEIQSSKDSKKSWNDFEEEIFKSWFVARVSQPNYVISRSVVNSASALVVSLCVILALVKTKWLHGNYHQTLRYLLNGNQLLLFELCAMFGFFLVGWAVICCRWITALIYFPKLGRETFSLRRYFCVEEFWTSSIVEVIHIYDMKASPLYQRPNDFDSLLTMVVARMRLHKLLHLLCALQICVVLLSKSSQFIVELVFSKVFVRWAHNDKEGRISLVSGRRYEDFADMLERLCMPGEDPASLWNANRSCITRVQLLMKDGHDKVSLLHFLIQLDCQKSDRLVSFVNICRQAWDLLNLVDYTHIEADKLIGFDLLYNLNTESHQVSMAADKEFCRLQALYEDLPISTQIKTPTECLNYLSKEAVHVLKTHMLLIDDCQNCGLTQRNEAVNSDLHDSMNLLDIAPKYSLYKLCRVVEMEANTVDDLTAWTERSLRNVIAACLSKLPHILIKYSRRLAQEFDEENLWKVIYLAGKARGVMEKAGLQLILRVKQIEEETELTVETTQLESTSE; this is translated from the exons ATGGAAGTACATATGTTGCTCAAGTCGTTAGCATTTATTTGTAGAGGTCTTTTCATGGTGATCTATCTTTCTGCCTTCACTCTATTTGTGGCGGTGGATGCAGTGAAGGCATTCAATAAACGAGAGCATTGGGTGCCCGGCAAGGCTCTGGTTCTGAGTGCCCTCACCATCAGTGTTCTTAACTTCGTGGATACAACCACTAATAATTCTGCATCCGATGCAATGGAAAAGCTAAGTTTTCTACTTCACAAACAGCTGCTAATTGACGGTGGGAGACTGAGCATCTGTGTATTCATAGGATACATACTACCTGGAATGGTAGGGTCTCGCTCGGGATACGATTTGAGGCTCATTGCGGCTTTTGCAATATGCCTTTTTGGCCAAATTCTCAGTGAACTCCACAATCTTTATGATGACAAAAAAACCTTCAAAAATTACATTAGGAAGAGGGTGCACGAAACATATTTCCATTCGTTCATTCTGTCCAGTAGCGTGTTCTCTGTCTCAATTATATTTCTTATTTGCGCATCATGCACCACAGTTTTTGCCGGTTACACCATTCGTAGAATTCTGAGCAAGAGGATCCCTGTAATTTTGGGTGGAGATGAAATGATGGTTGGCGGAAGTGGGGACCCAGAAATTCAGAGCAGTAAAGATTCGAAGAAATCTTGGAATGATTTTGAAGAGGAGATATTCAAGTCATGGTTTGTGGCCCGTGTTTCTCAGCCTAATTATGTCATTTCGAGGTCGGTTGTGAATTCAGCGTCTGCACTGGTGGTTTCTCTCTGCGTCATATTAGCCCTAGTTAAAACCAAATGGCTGCATGGAAATTATCATCAAACTTTACGCTATCTTTTGAATGGCAATCAATTACTATTGTTTGAACTGTGTGCAATGTTTGGCTTCTTCCTCGTTGGGTGGGCTGTCATCTGCTGTAGATGGATCACAGCTCTAATCTATTTTCCCAAGCTTGGAAGAGAGACATTCAGCCTCAGGAGATACTTTTGTGTGGAGGAATTTTGGACCAGCAGCATCGTtgaggtgattcacatctatgacATGAAAGCATCTCCTCTTTACCAGCGGCCGAATGATTTTGACAGCTTGCTCACCATGGTAGTTGCCAGAATGCGCTTACACAAGCTACTTCATCTGCTTTGTGCTCTTCAGATATGTGTGGTTTTGCTGAGCAAGTCTTCTCAGTTTATTGTTGAGCTGGTATTTTCTAAAGTTTTTGTGAGGTGGGCACATAATGATAAAGAGGGCCGTATATCCCTAGTTTCAGGTCGACGTTATGAGGACTTTGCAGATATGTTGGAGCGACTGTGTATGCCAGGCGAAGATCCAGCTTCTCTGTGGAATGCCAACAGAAGCTGCATTACTCGAGTACAACTTCTAATGAAGGATGGCCATGATAAAG TATCTTTACTCCATTTTCTCATCCAACTGGATTGTCAAAAGTCTGATCGCCTGGTCAGTTTCGTAAATATTTGCCGTCAAGCGTGGGATCTACTGAATTTAGTGGATTATACCCACATAGAAGCTGATAAATTGATTGGGTTCGATCTTCTTTACAATCTCAATACAGAATCCCATCAAGTAAGCATGGCTGCTGATAAAGAGTTCTGCAGACTACAAGCACTTTATGAAGATCTTCCAATTTCAACTCAAATTAAAACTCCTACTGAATGTTTAAACTATCTGTCCAAAGAAGCTGTGCATGTACTCAAAACCCACATGCTATTAATAGATGATTGCCAAAACTGTGGTTTAACCCAGAGAAATGAAGCTGTAAATTCTGATTTACATGATTCCATGAATTTGCTGGATATAGCACCAAAATATAGCCTTTATAAACTATGTAGAGTAGTGGAAATGGAGGCTAATACAGTGGATGATCTGACTGCTTGGACAGAAAGGTCGTTGAGAAATGTTATTGCTGCATGCCTCTCAAAATTACCACACATTTTGATCAAGTATTCTCGGCGTTTGGCACAAGAATTCGATGAAGAAAATTTGTGGAAAGTAATTTATCTAGCTGGAAAGGCCAGGGGAGTCATGGAAAAAGCTGGACTGCAGCTAATTTTGAGAGTGAAGCAAATTGAAGAGGAAACTGAATTGACAGTGGAGACAACTCAACTTGAATCAACCTCTGAATAG
- the LOC131050000 gene encoding uncharacterized protein LOC131050000 isoform X3 yields the protein MEVHMLLKSLAFICRGLFMVIYLSAFTLFVAVDAVKAFNKREHWVPGKALVLSALTISVLNFVDTTTNNSASDAMEKLSFLLHKQLLIDGGRLSICVFIGYILPGMVGSRSGYDLRLIAAFAICLFGQILSELHNLYDDKKTFKNYIRKRVHETYFHSFILSSSVFSVSIIFLICASCTTVFAGYTIRRILSKRIPVILGGDEMMVGGSGDPEIQSSKDSKKSWNDFEEEIFKSWFVARVSQPNYVISRSVVNSASALVVSLCVILALVKTKWLHGNYHQTLRYLLNGNQLLLFELCAMFGFFLVGWAVICCRWITALIYFPKLGRETFSLRRYFCVEEFWTSSIVEVIHIYDMKASPLYQRPNDFDSLLTMVVARMRLHKLLHLLCALQICVVLLSKSSQFIVELVFSKVFVRWAHNDKEGRISLVSGRRYEDFADMLERLCMPGEDPASLWNANRSCITRVQLLMKDGHDKERSLRNVIAACLSKLPHILIKYSRRLAQEFDEENLWKVIYLAGKARGVMEKAGLQLILRVKQIEEETELTVETTQLESTSE from the exons ATGGAAGTACATATGTTGCTCAAGTCGTTAGCATTTATTTGTAGAGGTCTTTTCATGGTGATCTATCTTTCTGCCTTCACTCTATTTGTGGCGGTGGATGCAGTGAAGGCATTCAATAAACGAGAGCATTGGGTGCCCGGCAAGGCTCTGGTTCTGAGTGCCCTCACCATCAGTGTTCTTAACTTCGTGGATACAACCACTAATAATTCTGCATCCGATGCAATGGAAAAGCTAAGTTTTCTACTTCACAAACAGCTGCTAATTGACGGTGGGAGACTGAGCATCTGTGTATTCATAGGATACATACTACCTGGAATGGTAGGGTCTCGCTCGGGATACGATTTGAGGCTCATTGCGGCTTTTGCAATATGCCTTTTTGGCCAAATTCTCAGTGAACTCCACAATCTTTATGATGACAAAAAAACCTTCAAAAATTACATTAGGAAGAGGGTGCACGAAACATATTTCCATTCGTTCATTCTGTCCAGTAGCGTGTTCTCTGTCTCAATTATATTTCTTATTTGCGCATCATGCACCACAGTTTTTGCCGGTTACACCATTCGTAGAATTCTGAGCAAGAGGATCCCTGTAATTTTGGGTGGAGATGAAATGATGGTTGGCGGAAGTGGGGACCCAGAAATTCAGAGCAGTAAAGATTCGAAGAAATCTTGGAATGATTTTGAAGAGGAGATATTCAAGTCATGGTTTGTGGCCCGTGTTTCTCAGCCTAATTATGTCATTTCGAGGTCGGTTGTGAATTCAGCGTCTGCACTGGTGGTTTCTCTCTGCGTCATATTAGCCCTAGTTAAAACCAAATGGCTGCATGGAAATTATCATCAAACTTTACGCTATCTTTTGAATGGCAATCAATTACTATTGTTTGAACTGTGTGCAATGTTTGGCTTCTTCCTCGTTGGGTGGGCTGTCATCTGCTGTAGATGGATCACAGCTCTAATCTATTTTCCCAAGCTTGGAAGAGAGACATTCAGCCTCAGGAGATACTTTTGTGTGGAGGAATTTTGGACCAGCAGCATCGTtgaggtgattcacatctatgacATGAAAGCATCTCCTCTTTACCAGCGGCCGAATGATTTTGACAGCTTGCTCACCATGGTAGTTGCCAGAATGCGCTTACACAAGCTACTTCATCTGCTTTGTGCTCTTCAGATATGTGTGGTTTTGCTGAGCAAGTCTTCTCAGTTTATTGTTGAGCTGGTATTTTCTAAAGTTTTTGTGAGGTGGGCACATAATGATAAAGAGGGCCGTATATCCCTAGTTTCAGGTCGACGTTATGAGGACTTTGCAGATATGTTGGAGCGACTGTGTATGCCAGGCGAAGATCCAGCTTCTCTGTGGAATGCCAACAGAAGCTGCATTACTCGAGTACAACTTCTAATGAAGGATGGCCATGATAAAG AAAGGTCGTTGAGAAATGTTATTGCTGCATGCCTCTCAAAATTACCACACATTTTGATCAAGTATTCTCGGCGTTTGGCACAAGAATTCGATGAAGAAAATTTGTGGAAAGTAATTTATCTAGCTGGAAAGGCCAGGGGAGTCATGGAAAAAGCTGGACTGCAGCTAATTTTGAGAGTGAAGCAAATTGAAGAGGAAACTGAATTGACAGTGGAGACAACTCAACTTGAATCAACCTCTGAATAG